AGCTTGCGATCGTTGAGGCCGTTCCAGAAGAAGGCGTTGTCATGGGTGATCGCAGGGCGCGGATGCGGGAAGGCCGATGCCTGCCCCTCGGGCGCCGCAGGCTTCGGCTGCGCGAGATTGGGTTTGAACTTCAGCACCCGGAAGGTCATCCGCCCGACCGGCTCGTCACCAACGGTGAAGGCGAAATCGAGCGTGACGAAATGGCCGATGCCGAGCCCGGTGCGCTTCTCGTCCGAAACGTCGGCGACGACCGGCGTAGAGGTGACGACATCGCCCAGCCGCAGATAGCGCCGATACTCCTGCCGGACATTGGTGGCGACGACGCCGGTGTAACCGGCATCGTCGAACAGCGAGAGCACTGCCATGCCCTCCTCCGCGGTGCGCCCGCCGGGGCGGTAGGGCGCCATCGCCCAGACATCGAGCATCGCCGGCGGCGCGACGATGCCGGGATGGCCGGCGGCGCGCGCGGCATCCTCGTCGAGATAGATCGGGTTGGTCTCCCCCATCGCCTCGCACCAGCGGCGGATCATCGGCAGGTTGACCGCATCGCGCGCGGTCGCCGGGCGGGTGGCGGGCTTGCCGATCCAGCCCCGCGCCGCGTCGAGCAGGGGCGCCATCAGCGTGCCCCCCGCGGCATGCCGAGCCCGACCTGCGCCACCATGTCGCGCAGCACCTCGGCGGTGCCGCCGCCGAAGGTGTTGATCTGGCATTTGCGATATTCGCGCTCGATCCGCCCGCGCAGCACCGCGCCGGGCGAACCGTCGCGGACGAGGCCGGCGGGCCCCAGCACGTCGAGCAGCAGGCGCATCACCTTGATCATCCCCTCGGTGCCGAACACCTTGAGCCCCGAGGCGAGGTCGGCGCGGGTCGAGCCCTGCGCGACCTCCGCCGCCACCCGGTTGCCCATCACCCCGATCGCGCGCAGCAGCGCATAGGCTTCGCCGAGTGCCGACTGCACCCAGGGCACATCGACCAACCGGCCGGCACCCGAGCGCGTTTCTCGCGCCCATTCCACCACCTCGTCGAAGCAGCCATTGCCGGCATAGGTCAGCGCGGCGAGGCCGATGCGCTCATGATTGAGCTGCTCGGCGATCAGCCGCCAGCCGCCATCGACCGCACCGATCACCATGTCCGCGGGCACGCGGACATCCTCGTAATAGGTGACGTTGGTGCGGAACCCACCCACCGTCCAGATCGGCGAGACCGAGAAGCCGGGCAGCCGCGTGTCCATCATCAAGATGGTGATGCCCTTGTGCGGCGGTGCGTCGGGATCGGTGCGGGTGGCGAGGAAGATATAGTCGGCACCCTCGGCGCCGCTGGTGAAGATCTTCTGGCCGTTGACGACATAATCGTCGCCATCGCGCACCGCCCGGGTCCGCAGGCTGGCAAGGTCGGTCCCCGCGCCCGGCTCCGAATAGCCGATCGCGAAGATCAGTTCGCCGGTCGCGATGCGCGGCAATATGTCCCGTTTCTGCTTCTCGGTACCGAGCCGCATCAGCGCGGGGCCGACGGTGTTGACGGTGACGAAGGGGAACGGCGCATCGGCGAGCACCAGTTCCTCGAGCAGGATCTTCTGGGTCAGCGGATCGAGCCCGCGCCCGCCATAGTCGGTGGGCCAGCCGGGCGTGAGCCAGCCGTCCCGGCCCATCCGGCGGATCACCGCGCGATAGGTTTCGCCGGACTCGGCGTTGAGCGTGTCGGCGCGGACCTCGGGGGTCATGATCCCGTCGAGATAGGCGCGGAACTCGGCGCGAAGCGCTTTTTGCGCGGGGGTGAAATCGACGTGCATGGGGCGCTCCTAGCCCCGCCCCTCCAGGGACGAGGGTGGGGTGGTGGGGGTGGTGGGGGGAATGAGGGAGAGCTAAAGCCGGCGGATATGTGCTGGACGGACGGGCCCCACCCCGCCCCCTCCCCTGAAGGGGCGGGGCTCATGAGCGTGGCCCCGCGAACGGCGCTATGCCGAGCCGCGCCAGCACCATCTCATCCAGCGGCACATAGGCGCCTGCCTGCGGGTCGGCGACGAACAGCGGATCCCCGCCACACCGCGCCGGATCATACCCCTCCCGCTGCAGTTCGATCTTCCGCAGCTTGAAGGTCGTGGTCATGTCCGCGCTCGCCGTCAGCCGCACGAACAGCGGCACCGCGTAGGGCGCCAGGTGCGCGGTCGCAAAGGCGTGGAAGGCGGCACCGTCGAAGCTGCCGCCCCCGTCGTAGGTGAGCGCCGCCATGCCCGCGCGTCCCTCCGCCCCCGGAACCGCGACGCCATAGACGTTGATCACCGACGGCCCGGCGAAGCCCGAAAGCACGGTCTCGACTTCCTGCGTCGAGACATTCTCGCTCTTCCAGCGGAACGTGTCGCCGGCGCGGTCGACGAAGAAGAAATAATCATCCTCGTCGAAGCGCACGAGATCGCCCGAGCGGAACCAGCGGTCGCCCGGCTTGAACAGGTCGCGGATCAGCTTGGCCTCGGTCGCCTCCGCCGAGGTATAGCCTTCGAAGAAGCCGGCGACGCCGGTGCCGTCGAGCACCTCCGCCACCAGTTCGCCCACCTCGTGCGGCCCGGCCTCGACGACGCTGCCATCGGCGGCGCGGACATGATCGCCCTGCCCCACATCCCATTTCAGCACGCGGATGTTGGTCGCTTGCGGATAGGGCAGCCGCCCGACCGATCCGGGCCGGTTGTCGACATTGGTGATGCCGTAATTGGCCTCGGTCGATCCCAGCCCCTCGATGATGTTGGAAACGCCGAAGCGCTCGCTGAAAGCGGCCCACACATCGGGTTTCAGGCCAGCGCCGCTCATCACCCGCAGGCTGTGGTCGCGGTCGTCGGGCGATGGCGGCGTCGCCATCAGGTAGCGGACGACCTCGCCGATATAATAGACCGCAGTGATGCCGTGGCGGCGGACATCCGCCCAGAAGCCCGAGCGGCTGAACTTGCGGCGCAGCACGAACGGCCGCCCGGCTGCCAGCGCGACCGAAGGCACGACCATGCCGCCCGCGCCGTGATAGAGCGGCAGCACGCAATAATGGACGTCGGCAGCCCCGAACTGCATCAGCCCGGCCATCATCTCGCCGGCGTTGAGAAAGCGCATGTGGCTCATCCGCGCCGCCTTCGGCAGCCCGGTCGTGCCCGAGGTGAAGATGAGATAGAGCGGATCCGCCATCACCACGCCGCGCCGCCACGCGCGCGGCGGATTCTCCGAGAATGCGGTGGCCATCGCCGCGTCGAGATCGCGCCAGCCATGGTCGCTGCGATCGGCGCCGGTTTCGGACTGCTCGAAGACCAGCCCCGGCAGCGCGGCGGGATCGACGCCATCGACGGTCGCGGCCAGCTCCGATCCGACGATCAGCGCCGTCGCCTCGACCTGGCGCAGCGCATGCCCCAGCACCGCCCCGGTGGCGCTGGTGTTGAGCAGGGTGGTGACGATCCCCGCCTTGGCGAGACCCAGCCAGATCATCACGAATTCGGGCCGGTTGAGCATCAGCAGCGCGACGACATCGCCTTTCGCGAGCCCGGCCGCGCGCGCGGCATGGGCGACGCGGTTGGCGCGCGCGTTCATCTCGGCGAAGCTGATCGCCTGATCTTCGAACAGGATGAACGGCGTGTCGGCGGCGTCGCCTGCGCGCTCCTCCAGCCGATCGGCGGTGGTATAGGCCATGTCGCGCGCGAAGCCGGCGACGCGCTGATAGCCGCGCATCAGCCGCCGCATCGATTCCTCGCGCGAGGGGACGACGAAGCTGCTCATGCCGCCTTCACCGCGAGGCGATCGAGGAAAGCCGTCAACGCGCCCAGAAAGGCATCATTGTCATCGCCCGCGACCATGTGGTGGGCGCCGGCGATCGGCACGACCTCGGCGTCGGGAAGCAGCGTGCGGAACCGCGCCGCGCCTTCCGCCGAGACGATTTCGCTCGCGGTACCGTGAACCAGCAGCAGCGGCTGCGCGACCGCGCGCGCCGCGGCGGACAGGCGCTGGTTGATCGCCTCCATATCCCACCCGTCCTGCGGCCGGACGAAATTGGGATCCCAATGCCAGTACCAGCGGCCGTCATGGCGGTGGCGCAGGTTGCGGGACAGACCGTCGAGCCTTTCGGGTCTTGGCCGGTGCGGCAGATAGTCGGCGATCGCGTCGGCCGCCTGATCGAGCGTATCGAACCCGCCGAGCGTACCCCGCATGAAGCCGACCACCTGCTCCCCACCCCGTTTCTCCATCCACGGCACGATATCGACGAGCACGATCGCCGAGGCGGGTGCACACGGCGCCTCGCCGACCGCGAGCAGGGATGCGAGCCCGCCGAGCGACGCGCCGACCAGCACCGGCGGCGTCGCGAAGCCGGCGATCACGCCGCGCAGATCGTCGGCGAAGCGATCGAGCGTATAGCCGCCATCGCTGGACCAGCCGCTGTCGCCATGCCCGCGCTGGTCGAGCGCGACCGCGCGATAGCCGCGTGCGCCCAGCGCCGCGACGGCATTGCGCCATGCGCCGCGGGTCTGGCCGCCGCCGTGCAGTATCAGCACCGGCATGCCACCCTCCGGCCCGGCGGCATCGGCGACCAGCGCGACGCCGTCGCTCGCCTCATACGTGATCGTCATGCCCACGCGGCGGATGCCTCCGCGGTGTCGGCGATGCGCACGCCGCGAATGCCGAGATGGACGCGCGCCTCGTCGGGCGTCATCGCGAGCACCTCCTCATAACGCATGAAGAAAAGCGGGTCGGACTGGCGGCCGACCGCCGCCCCGCGTTCGACCGCGTCGAGCACCGTCAGCCAGGTCTGCGGATAATGGAGCACCGCGCGGGTGAGGATGCGGGTGGAGCCGAGGATCGAGAAGGCCGAGAGTTCGCCGGCAAGCTCGGGGCTCAGGTGCACGAACAGGTTGGTGAGGCGCATGTAATAGGGCACGACCTCGCCGATGAAATCGAACCCGCCGCCGCCCAATATATGTTCCAGATCATGCTGCTGGCCGGCGCGCAGGTTGAAGTATTCATAGTCGTTCCTGGGCTTGAACGGCGGGACGATATCGACCTGCAGGTCATTATCGACCAGCTGGCGGTAGAAGATGTGGCCGACGGTGCCTGGGTCATAGTGCGCGAGATCGTCGCGGTCGAAGCTGGAGACATATTGCTCGTCGAACCATGCATCGAGCGCCGGGTTGGTCTCGCGCTCCTCCGCGATCAGGGTGTTGATATGCCCGATGTCCTGGATCTGGCGGAGCAGCAGCACGAGCTGGATCGAATCCGAAGGCGTCGGCACGTCGGCGCCGTTGCGCCGCAGCATGTGCGTCGCCACCCAGTCGCGCAGCCGCGCGTCATTGAGATATTTGGAGGAGCTGATCAGCGTGCTGCTGTCGGTCGACAGCGGCACGATGCCCTTCATGAGATAGCTGTAGTCGGTCATGCCAGAACCTCCGGCTGAACTGTGGCGGCGATCTGCCGCGGGACGGGGATGGGGAAGCGCATGATGAGTTGCGCCATGCCCTTGGCGGCGGGATCCAGCCCTGCGCCGGCGAGGATGCCCCCGCCAAGGGCATCGCGCACGACGAAGTTGAGCGCCGAGATGCCGGGCACCGCATAGCGATCCACCTTCGGCGGCTGCCCCTCCGGCGTCAGGTGACGATACCAGTCCCCCACCTGAGCGGCGCCCATCGCCGCCGCGATCCATGGCAGCCAGCTGGGTTCGCGCGCGATGATCGCGACGTTGAACAGGTCGCCCTTGTCGCCGCTGCGGCCCCAGGCGAGGCGGATGAGGTCGACCGCGATCAGGTCGGTGCCGTCCGGCGCGGCGCTGTCCACCGCCGGCTGCGCGGGGTCCGTCTCGGTGCCCTCGCCTGCCGCCACGCTCCAGCTGCGATCGCCCATCGTCACCCGCGCGTCCACCGCGCCGCGCGGGATGAGGAAGGCGAAGATGCCGGTCAGCGGCTGGACGTTGGTCGCGAGGTTGACGCCGGTGCCGACCGACATGGTCGAGATGCCCGAGGCCTGCTCGCGCGCGAACAGCCCCGCGCCTTCGACCATCGGATGATCGGCAGTGATCTTCAGGATGACTTCGCGCGCGTCCCGCACCCGCGCATGTGCGCCGAAGCTCGCCTCCTCGCCGATCACCACCACCGAGGTCGCGGTGAAATCGGGCAGGTTGGCGCCGCGCAGCAGGCTGCGCGCCCGCGCCAGCAGCGCCGCCCCCTGCCGCCGCGCCTTCGCGCCCGCCTGCTCGCCGACGATCGGCGTCAGCCCGACCGTGCGCCAGCCCTTGTCATAGGTGACGCTGGCCTTGAGGAAGGGGGTCGGCGGGCGCCCCTTCGCGCCCGAGACACGGACGCGGTCCGCCCCATCCGGCACCAGCCGCACGTCGCTGAAATCGCAGGAAACGTCGGCGACGATATAGTCCGCCGGGTCGCTGACCTCGTAGAGCAATTGTTCGGCGACGGTGCCGACCGAGACCAGCCCGCCCGTCCCCGCCGGCTTGGTGATGACGACGCTGCCATCGGCACGCACCTCGCCGATCGGAAAGCCGATACCCTCCCAATCCTCGACCGCCTCCCAGTCGGTGAAGGTACCGCCGGTCACCTGCGTGCTGCATTCGAGAAGGTGGCCGGCGAGCGTGCCGGCCGCCAGCAGATCATGATCGTCGCGGCCCCAGCCGAATTCGTGGATCAGCGGCCCCAGCACGATCGCGGAATCGACGACGCGGCCGGTGATGACGATGTCCGCCCCCGCCGCCAGCGCCTCGGCGATCGGGAAGGCACCGAGATAGGCGTTGCAGGTCAGCACATCGTCGGGAAAGCTGGCGCCGGTGAACATGTCGCGGTGGCGCGCCGCGCGCAGGTCACGCACGCGATCGATCAGATCGTCGCCGGATACCGCGGCGACCGTGAGCGAGAGCCCCTCGGCGGCGATCCGCGCCTCCACCGCGCGGGCGAGCCCGATCGGATCGAGCGCGCCGGCATTGGCGACGATGCGGATCTTCTGGTCCGCGATCTGATGCAGATACGGCCCGACATGGACGTTGAGGAAATCGGGCGGATAGCAGGTCGGCGTCGGCGACCGGCGCGCGCGGCCGAACATGCCCATGCTCGCCTCCGCCAGATAGTCGAAGATCAGATAGTCGAGCCCGCCCGCGGCAAGCAGTTGCGGCACGCCGAGCGCGCTGTCGGCGAAATAGGCCGATCCGCCGCCGATCCGCACCACGCGATCCATCCCGTTCCTCTCCCTCTCGTTCGCCGGCGTTGGTGCCGGTCGTCCCGATCGTCGGCATCCTATGGGGAAGGCGCCGACATGGAAGCGCGGCGGATGTTCCGATCCGCGCGCGCCTGTTCCGATCCGTCCGGCCTCAGCCGGCGCGGCCCTCGCTGCGGAAGCGCCCGGGGGTCGTGCCGGTGGCGCGGCGGAAAGCCAGGCTGAAGCTGCTCGGGGTGCTGAAGCCGAGATCGGCGGCGACCTGCTTCAGCGGCACTCCCGTATCGCGTAGCAAGGCCTCGGCGCGGATCAGCCGCACCTCCTCGATCCAGCGGTGCACCGATCGGCCGGTGGTGTTGCGGAAGATGCGCGCGAAGTGGCTGGGGCCGATGTCGATCGTTGCGGCGAGGTCGGCGATGCGCAGGCGCCGCCCGCCCGTCGATGCTACATATTCTTCGACGCGCCTGAGCTGCCAGGACGCCAGCCGCCCACGGTCGTCCTGAGCGCGCGGGGCGATGCGCAGGAAATAGCGCGCGAGATCGATCGTCATCGCCGCCGCCAGCGCATCGACCAGCAGGTCGGACGCGAAACCCGGCGCAAGCGCCTCCGCCGCCATCCGCTCCAGCCCGGCGCGCACGCGTACGTCCCGCACATCGCTGCACCGTGCCAGCAGCCGCGGATCGCCGCGGTCGAAGTCCCGCGGCAGCAGTCCCGCGGCGGTGGAGCAGACCGACAATCGCCGGTCGCCCCCCGCCCCGGTCGCGCTGATCGCCATCCCCGCGGGCACCACCATCATGCCGCCCAGCGGAAGGATCGCGCTGCGTCCGTCCGCGCCCCGATAGATACCGGCGGCGCCGCGCGGCAGGTTGGCGCACAGCGCGATCACATCCTGCCGTGGCCGGCCTGTGTCTCGCGACGGCGTATCATAGCGATAGGTGTAGACGTGGATGCGCGTTCGATCGGTGCGCAGTTCGGCGTCGGTACGCGCCCGTCCCATCCTCTGCTCCTTCATCCCGTCTGCCGCGGGTGGTTCTGGCCGTGGCCGAGTCGGCTCGGCGGTTGATCACCAGCATATTGCGTAGACCACCCGAGCGATACGCTACGCAAAAATCAGGTTCCAGCGTCAACGGGAAAACCGCATTGCGGCGCAATATATGCCATCTTGCGTATCACAATGCCAATTTTTTCTACGCGTTATCGTTGACTAAGCCGTTCTTCCGGCGCTATGCGTTGCCGAGAACAGCATAATCACCCGCGCAAAGCGGGAACGACCAGCAAGGGGAGGATCGATGTCGCACAACAAGACCCGCCTGGCGGCGCATGCCGCCGTCATTGCGCTCGCCGTGGGGGCGAGCAGTGCCCATGCCCAGACCGCGGCGGCCGACCCCGCGCCGGAGGCCGCGCCGCTCTCCGACCAGGGCATTCAGGATATCGTCGTCACCGCGCGCCGCCAATCGGAATCGCTGCAGAAGACGCCGATCTCGATCACCGCGCTCGACAGCGTGGCGCTGGAGAAGATCAACGTCCAGTCGGTCGAGAAGGTTGCGCAGATCGCGCCCAACCTCGTGATCAGCCAGCAATCCTCGTCGCTCTCCGCCACATCGATCAACATCCGCGGCATCGGCCAGACCGATCCGTCGCTGGGACTCGACACCGCGGTCGGCATCTATCTCGACGGCGTCTATGTCGCGCGCTCGGCCGGTTCGATCTTCGACCTCGTCGATCTCGAACGGATCGAGGTGCTGCGCGGCCCGCAGGGCACCCTGTTCGGCCGCAACACCACCGGCGGCGCGATCCAGCTCGTCTCGCGCAAGCCGGCGGACGCGTTCGGCTTCCTCGTGAAGGGCGGCTACGGCACGCGCGACAACTGGTATGGCCGCCTGCGGGTCGACTCCGGCGAATGGGGTGACAGCGGCATCTCGGTTTCGGGCAGCTATCTCCACCGCCAGCGCGACGGCTATTTCGACAATGCGCTGACCCCGGACAGCCAGGATCCGGGCTCGCTCAACGTCGATGCGTTCGCGGTCGGCATCCGTGGCGACTGGGGCGACTTCCAGCTCAGCTACGGCTTCGATTTCGACGATCGCACCGGCGCGCCGGGCTTTTTCCAGACCGTCGCGCTCAGCGCCGACGCCCGCACCTATTACAGCCGCTCGCCCAATTATGGCGGGCCCGCGCTGCAGTTCGTCGGCCCCGACACGCGGCTCTTTTCGGGGCTCCAGCAACCCGGCGGACCAGGCGACACCTACATCTCGCACACGCGCAGCCAGGGCCAGAACCTGACCCTCTCCTACGACTTCTCGGATGCGCTCACGCTGAAGTCGATCACCGGCTATCGCAAGCTGCTGCTGGAAAATGTGCTGGGGCTCAGCGGCCAGGGCGATCTCCAGGGACTGGTGCTGGATTTCGCCTCGCCGACGCTCACCTCGGTCGGCTCGGTTACGCCCTACAACGGCTTTAACAGCCCGCAGCGGCAGAAGCAGTTTTCGCAGGAGGTGCAAGCGCTCGGCAAGGTCGGCGACTTCAACTATGTGCTCGGCGCCTATTATTTCCGCGAGCGCGTGTCGGAACGCAACAACCAGTCGCTCACGCTGGTGCTTTCGCCTTTCGCACTGCCCTTCCTCGGTTTCCCGACTGCGGTGCAGGATGCGCTGGTCGCGCAGGGCGTCGACCTAATCGGCCTCAACCTCAACCCGGTCGCCGCCTATTCGCAGGTCTCCAAATCCTACGCGGCGTTCGGTCAGGTGAGTTGGAAGCCACAGGCGCTGGACGAGCGCTTCGAACTGACCGGCGGCATCCGCTATACCGAGGACAAGAAAAGCATCTTCCTGCAGAACACCTCAAATGGTGTTTCCTCGGTGGTCGGTCCGCCGCGCGGCAATGTGAAATACACCAACACGTCGTTCCTCGGCTCGGTCAGCTATCAGGTCACCCCGACCGCGCTGGTCTATGCGAAGGTTTCGACCGGCTACAAGTCCGGCGGCTTCAATCCGCGCGCGGATACGCTGAACACGTTCGATCCGGAGAAGCTGACCTCCTATGAGGCAGGCACCAAGCTGGACCTGTTCGACCGCCACCTGCGCATCAACGCGGCATTCTTCTACAGCAAATATGACGATCTCCAGGTGCCGCAGTTCGCCGCGGGCACCGGCGGCGCATCGACCCTGCTGGTCAATGCCGGCAGCGCCGACTTCAAGGGCGTCGAGCTGGAGGTCACCGCGGTGCCGACGCGCGGGCTGACGCTGTCGGGTTCGCTGGGCTACACCGATCCGAACTACAAGAGCTTCCTGTTCCGCAATCCCAACACCAACGAGATCACCGACGTCGCCGATACCGCGCGCTTCCCCAACGTCGCCAAGTTCAATTCGAACGTCGCCGTCGAATATGTGTTTCCGCCGATGGATGTCGGCAGTCTCTCGGCGCGCGCCTCCTATTCCTATCGCAGCCACGTCTATTTTTACCCGAATGACGAGGTGAACCCGTTCCAGCAGGATGTGGATTCGCCCGCAACCAACACCGTCGATGCGCGCATCGCGCTCAGCGACATCCCGATCGGCGGCCGCGCCAAGGCTGAAATCGCGGTGCTCGGCGAGAATCTGCTCAACGAGGACCAGGTGCTCTACGGCATCGATTTCGGGTCGCTCGGATTCGGCGGAAAATTCTACAGCGAGCCGCGCCGCTTCTTCGTCGAATTCAAGCTGAGCTATTGAGAGGCGGGACGATGGGCTTCGAAGGCAAGAGCGCCGTCATCACCGGTGCCGCCAGCGGCATCGGCCTCGGGCTGGCGCAGGAAGCCGCGAAACGCGGCATCCGCCTGGTGCTCGCCGATCGCGACGCGGCCGCGCTTGAGACGGCCGCCGATGCGCTCCCCGACGCGCTGGCGGTGCCCACCGACGTCACCGATGCGTCGGCGGTGGAGCGGCTGGCGGAGGTCGCGTTCGACCGGTTCGGCACCGTCGACCTGCTGTTCAACAACGCCGGCATCATGGCGACGGGGCTGAGCTGGGAGATCGCACCGGCACGATGGGACGCCTCCATCGCGGTCAATGTCGGTGGCGTGCTCAACGGCATCCGCGCCTTCGTGCCGCGCATGCTTGCCAAGGGCGCACCGGCGCGCATCGTCAACACCGCCTCGGTCGGCGGCTTCGGCCCGAGCCCACTGATGGCGCCCTACAGCGCGACCAAATTCGCGGTGGTCGCGCTGACCGAGGCGCTGAAGGGCGAACTCGACATGCTGGAGGCGCCGATCGCGGTCAGCCTGCTCGCCCCCGGCCCGGTCCGCTCGGCGATCTTCGACGATCCGTTCGGCGGCGAGATCCATCCGGCGACGCAAAGCTTCGTCGATACGCTGCGCGGCATGATCGGTCAGCATGGCATGGATCCGCAGCCCTTCGCCGAAGCGGTGTTCGACGCGATCGGCCGCGGCGAATATTGGATCGTACCGCAACCCGAGGCGCTCGACCCGATGCTGGAGCAGCGCCACAGGATGATCAGGGACCGCGCGGAACCGCACTTCGCACTCGGGTGAGGCAATAGACCCCGCTCATCGGCGGGCCCGACACGGTCCCTGTATTTCGGTATTGCGGAAGACCGGCAAGCGACCGAGATTGCGCATACGGAGTCGTCCCCGACGTCGCCCGATCGAGACCGACGACCCGAAGCGCGAACGCGTGTCCTGCCTCCGGGCAACCGAGCGACACTGCCCCTCGCCATCCCGCATTGCACAATATTTCGTGGCATATTTGCCTCAGTGCGTATTGATAGCGGTATAATTGCTACGCAAAGCATTGATCTTTGCGATCGTATCGCGCATGGAATGGCAAAAGCCATAATCAACCCGCAAAAGGGAGAGGATCTATGAAATCCATGCGCGCGCTCTGCGTGTCGACGGCAGCGCTCGCCTTCGCCATGGCCGGTCAGGGATGGGCCCAGACCACGCCCGAACCGGCCCCGGCTCAAGCGCAACCCGAAGCATCACCCGAAGATGCGGCGCCGCCCGGTTCCGGGCTCGAAGACATCATCGTGACCGCCGAGCGGCGCTCGGAAAACCTGCAGCGCACCCCGATCGCGATCACCGCGATGACGTCGGCCAGCCTGCAGGCCTCCGGCATCAACGATCTGCGCGGCGTCGTGCAGGCGGCGCCCAGCCTCTATTTCGCACCC
The window above is part of the Sphingomonas sanxanigenens DSM 19645 = NX02 genome. Proteins encoded here:
- a CDS encoding helix-turn-helix transcriptional regulator, with the translated sequence MGRARTDAELRTDRTRIHVYTYRYDTPSRDTGRPRQDVIALCANLPRGAAGIYRGADGRSAILPLGGMMVVPAGMAISATGAGGDRRLSVCSTAAGLLPRDFDRGDPRLLARCSDVRDVRVRAGLERMAAEALAPGFASDLLVDALAAAMTIDLARYFLRIAPRAQDDRGRLASWQLRRVEEYVASTGGRRLRIADLAATIDIGPSHFARIFRNTTGRSVHRWIEEVRLIRAEALLRDTGVPLKQVAADLGFSTPSSFSLAFRRATGTTPGRFRSEGRAG
- a CDS encoding acyclic terpene utilization AtuA family protein, coding for MDRVVRIGGGSAYFADSALGVPQLLAAGGLDYLIFDYLAEASMGMFGRARRSPTPTCYPPDFLNVHVGPYLHQIADQKIRIVANAGALDPIGLARAVEARIAAEGLSLTVAAVSGDDLIDRVRDLRAARHRDMFTGASFPDDVLTCNAYLGAFPIAEALAAGADIVITGRVVDSAIVLGPLIHEFGWGRDDHDLLAAGTLAGHLLECSTQVTGGTFTDWEAVEDWEGIGFPIGEVRADGSVVITKPAGTGGLVSVGTVAEQLLYEVSDPADYIVADVSCDFSDVRLVPDGADRVRVSGAKGRPPTPFLKASVTYDKGWRTVGLTPIVGEQAGAKARRQGAALLARARSLLRGANLPDFTATSVVVIGEEASFGAHARVRDAREVILKITADHPMVEGAGLFAREQASGISTMSVGTGVNLATNVQPLTGIFAFLIPRGAVDARVTMGDRSWSVAAGEGTETDPAQPAVDSAAPDGTDLIAVDLIRLAWGRSGDKGDLFNVAIIAREPSWLPWIAAAMGAAQVGDWYRHLTPEGQPPKVDRYAVPGISALNFVVRDALGGGILAGAGLDPAAKGMAQLIMRFPIPVPRQIAATVQPEVLA
- a CDS encoding alpha/beta fold hydrolase, with protein sequence MTITYEASDGVALVADAAGPEGGMPVLILHGGGQTRGAWRNAVAALGARGYRAVALDQRGHGDSGWSSDGGYTLDRFADDLRGVIAGFATPPVLVGASLGGLASLLAVGEAPCAPASAIVLVDIVPWMEKRGGEQVVGFMRGTLGGFDTLDQAADAIADYLPHRPRPERLDGLSRNLRHRHDGRWYWHWDPNFVRPQDGWDMEAINQRLSAAARAVAQPLLLVHGTASEIVSAEGAARFRTLLPDAEVVPIAGAHHMVAGDDNDAFLGALTAFLDRLAVKAA
- a CDS encoding bifunctional MaoC family dehydratase N-terminal/OB-fold nucleic acid binding domain-containing protein; translated protein: MAPLLDAARGWIGKPATRPATARDAVNLPMIRRWCEAMGETNPIYLDEDAARAAGHPGIVAPPAMLDVWAMAPYRPGGRTAEEGMAVLSLFDDAGYTGVVATNVRQEYRRYLRLGDVVTSTPVVADVSDEKRTGLGIGHFVTLDFAFTVGDEPVGRMTFRVLKFKPNLAQPKPAAPEGQASAFPHPRPAITHDNAFFWNGLNDRKLLFQSWNGRLRHPPGPMDPDTGSLDFDIVEASGRGTIHSFVIMHQPRMPGFDYPLPIVLVELEEGVRIVANMRDAAPEDVAIGRAVVADFVEVEPGYVLPAFRLA
- a CDS encoding long-chain-acyl-CoA synthetase, whose translation is MSSFVVPSREESMRRLMRGYQRVAGFARDMAYTTADRLEERAGDAADTPFILFEDQAISFAEMNARANRVAHAARAAGLAKGDVVALLMLNRPEFVMIWLGLAKAGIVTTLLNTSATGAVLGHALRQVEATALIVGSELAATVDGVDPAALPGLVFEQSETGADRSDHGWRDLDAAMATAFSENPPRAWRRGVVMADPLYLIFTSGTTGLPKAARMSHMRFLNAGEMMAGLMQFGAADVHYCVLPLYHGAGGMVVPSVALAAGRPFVLRRKFSRSGFWADVRRHGITAVYYIGEVVRYLMATPPSPDDRDHSLRVMSGAGLKPDVWAAFSERFGVSNIIEGLGSTEANYGITNVDNRPGSVGRLPYPQATNIRVLKWDVGQGDHVRAADGSVVEAGPHEVGELVAEVLDGTGVAGFFEGYTSAEATEAKLIRDLFKPGDRWFRSGDLVRFDEDDYFFFVDRAGDTFRWKSENVSTQEVETVLSGFAGPSVINVYGVAVPGAEGRAGMAALTYDGGGSFDGAAFHAFATAHLAPYAVPLFVRLTASADMTTTFKLRKIELQREGYDPARCGGDPLFVADPQAGAYVPLDEMVLARLGIAPFAGPRS
- a CDS encoding acyl-CoA dehydrogenase family protein; the protein is MHVDFTPAQKALRAEFRAYLDGIMTPEVRADTLNAESGETYRAVIRRMGRDGWLTPGWPTDYGGRGLDPLTQKILLEELVLADAPFPFVTVNTVGPALMRLGTEKQKRDILPRIATGELIFAIGYSEPGAGTDLASLRTRAVRDGDDYVVNGQKIFTSGAEGADYIFLATRTDPDAPPHKGITILMMDTRLPGFSVSPIWTVGGFRTNVTYYEDVRVPADMVIGAVDGGWRLIAEQLNHERIGLAALTYAGNGCFDEVVEWARETRSGAGRLVDVPWVQSALGEAYALLRAIGVMGNRVAAEVAQGSTRADLASGLKVFGTEGMIKVMRLLLDVLGPAGLVRDGSPGAVLRGRIEREYRKCQINTFGGGTAEVLRDMVAQVGLGMPRGAR